One Ethanoligenens harbinense YUAN-3 genomic window carries:
- the rny gene encoding ribonuclease Y: MGTIEVVIAVILIVVCAVVGFFLGIAYRRRIAEAEIKSAEDEARRIVGDALKEAENKKKEALLEAKDEMHKLRADAEKEIRDRRSEVTRQERRLIQKEESIDRKLEQLEQKDETLNKRNKAAQERLDEAEAVKSQQLETLERISGFTTEQAKDYLLSRLENELAYEKSVRVKDYEQQLKDESDARAREIITTAVQRCAADHVAEATVSVVPLPNDEMKGRIIGREGRNIRTLETLTGVDLIIDDTPEAITLSSFDPVRREVARIALERLITDGRIHPARIEEMVEKAKKEVENTIRQEGEQAIIEMGIHGMHHELVKLLGRLRYRTSYGQNVLNHSLEVAQLAGFMAAELHADATTARRAGLLHDIGKSVDREVEGSHVDIGVDIAKKYKEHADIIHAIEAHHGDVEARTVVACLVQAADAISAARPGARRENLENYIHRLEKLETIANSFEGVEKSFAIQAGREVRIMVRPEALDDRQIVLVARDIVAKIEHEMEYPGQIKVHVIRESRAIEYAK, translated from the coding sequence ATGGGTACGATAGAGGTCGTCATTGCCGTCATTCTGATCGTTGTGTGCGCGGTGGTGGGCTTTTTTCTGGGAATTGCCTACCGCAGGCGGATTGCGGAAGCGGAAATTAAATCGGCCGAAGATGAAGCACGTCGGATTGTCGGTGACGCACTGAAAGAAGCGGAAAACAAGAAAAAAGAAGCGCTGCTCGAGGCCAAGGATGAGATGCACAAGTTGCGCGCCGACGCGGAAAAAGAGATCCGTGATCGTCGCTCCGAAGTGACCAGGCAGGAACGCCGCCTGATCCAGAAAGAGGAATCCATCGACCGCAAACTGGAGCAACTGGAACAAAAGGACGAGACCCTCAACAAACGTAATAAGGCCGCCCAGGAGCGGCTGGACGAAGCAGAAGCCGTCAAGAGCCAGCAGCTTGAAACACTGGAGCGCATTTCCGGGTTCACCACCGAGCAGGCCAAAGACTACCTACTCAGTCGGCTGGAAAACGAACTGGCGTATGAAAAGTCGGTGCGCGTCAAAGACTATGAGCAGCAGCTGAAAGACGAGTCGGACGCGCGCGCACGGGAGATCATCACCACCGCCGTGCAGCGCTGCGCCGCAGACCATGTGGCCGAAGCCACCGTTTCGGTGGTGCCGCTGCCCAACGATGAGATGAAAGGCCGCATCATCGGCCGCGAGGGGCGTAACATCCGCACGCTGGAGACCCTGACCGGTGTGGATCTCATCATCGACGACACGCCGGAGGCCATCACGCTTTCCAGCTTCGATCCGGTGCGCCGCGAAGTCGCGCGCATCGCGCTCGAACGCCTGATTACCGATGGACGCATCCATCCCGCGCGCATCGAGGAAATGGTCGAAAAGGCCAAAAAAGAAGTGGAGAACACCATCCGTCAGGAAGGTGAACAGGCCATTATCGAGATGGGCATCCACGGCATGCACCACGAACTGGTCAAACTGCTTGGGCGACTGCGTTACCGTACCAGCTACGGCCAGAACGTTCTCAACCATTCGCTGGAGGTCGCGCAGCTTGCGGGCTTCATGGCGGCGGAGCTGCATGCAGACGCCACCACGGCTCGCCGCGCCGGTCTGTTGCATGATATCGGTAAGTCGGTCGACCGCGAGGTCGAGGGTTCCCATGTGGACATTGGCGTCGATATCGCCAAAAAATACAAGGAACATGCGGATATTATCCATGCCATTGAAGCGCATCACGGCGATGTGGAAGCGCGCACGGTGGTCGCCTGCCTGGTGCAGGCCGCCGATGCCATCTCGGCCGCGCGACCGGGCGCACGGCGTGAAAACCTCGAGAACTATATCCACCGGTTGGAGAAGCTTGAGACCATCGCCAATTCGTTTGAGGGCGTGGAAAAATCATTCGCCATTCAGGCGGGGCGCGAAGTACGCATCATGGTGCGGCCGGAAGCACTGGACGATCGCCAGATCGTGCTGGTTGCCCGCGATATCGTGGCCAAAATCGAGCACGAGATGGAATATCCCGGCCAGATCAAGGTTCACGTTATCCGTGAGAGCCGTGCCATCGAGTATGCCAAATGA
- a CDS encoding ATP-dependent Clp protease ATP-binding subunit: MFDKFTEKAAAALNLALESARDLGHTYVGTEHILIGLLREGSGVAAKVLEQHGVQADAVEKLVAESVGRGAHPSHVTAQSLTPRGKHIIELAYMEAQNLGHGYVGTEHLLMALLREADSVAVAVMVRLGCEPKELYAEIIRAIGGNTNQPNDKGASPAPGGAQPARRPGSNTPTLDQFGRDLTEQAKAARLDPVIGRAKEIERVIQILSRRTKNNPCLIGEPGVGKTAIAEGLAEKIVEGRLPETLKDKRVVSLDLTGMIAGTKYRGEFEERIKKALEEVRKAGNVILFIDELHTIIGAGAAEGAIDAANILKPMLARGEIQVIGATTLNEYRKHIEKDAALERRFQPVTVGEPSQEEALLILKGLRDKYEAHHKVRITDGALGAAVTLSARYISDRFLPDKAIDLMDEAASRVRLNAFTAPPDLRDLEEKLKKLAEEKEAAVKAQDFERAAKLRDEEKHVNEQMENTKKEWMADNARSVKEVTEEDIADIVAGWTGVPVKKLAEEESERLLHMEDVLHKRVVGQNEAVAAVAKAIRRGRVGLKDPKRPVGSFIFLGPTGVGKTELSKALAEALFGDENAMIRVDMSEYMEKHTVSRMVGSPPGYVGYDEGGQLTEKVRRKPYSVLLFDEIEKAHPDVFNILLQILEDGILTDAQGRKVDFKNTVIIMTSNVGARMITDNRRLGFANADNAIASDKEIKSDVMGELRRTFRPEFLNRVDDIIVFHQLTSADIQQIAGRMLETVAKRIQAMEIGITFSDEVVTHIAKEGFDPVYGARPLRRAIQSKVEDKFSEEMLEGKIKTGDTVHTVLKDDTIVFETAAAPQQV, encoded by the coding sequence ATGTTTGATAAATTCACGGAAAAGGCGGCCGCCGCTCTCAACCTCGCGCTGGAAAGCGCGCGCGATCTGGGCCACACGTATGTGGGCACCGAGCATATCCTCATCGGTCTGCTGCGCGAGGGCAGCGGCGTGGCCGCCAAAGTGCTGGAGCAGCACGGCGTGCAGGCGGACGCGGTGGAAAAACTGGTGGCCGAATCGGTGGGCAGAGGCGCGCATCCCTCCCATGTGACGGCGCAGAGTCTGACGCCGCGCGGCAAACACATCATCGAGCTGGCATATATGGAAGCGCAGAACCTGGGCCACGGCTACGTCGGCACCGAGCACCTGCTGATGGCACTGCTGCGCGAGGCGGACAGCGTGGCCGTGGCCGTGATGGTGCGTCTGGGCTGCGAGCCGAAGGAGTTGTACGCGGAAATCATCCGCGCCATCGGCGGCAATACCAATCAGCCGAACGACAAAGGAGCTTCCCCCGCGCCGGGCGGCGCGCAGCCGGCCCGCCGCCCGGGCAGCAATACGCCCACGCTCGACCAGTTCGGGCGCGACCTCACCGAGCAGGCCAAGGCCGCGCGGCTCGACCCGGTGATCGGGCGCGCCAAAGAAATCGAGCGCGTCATCCAGATCCTCTCCCGCCGTACCAAAAACAACCCCTGCCTCATCGGTGAACCCGGCGTGGGCAAGACGGCCATCGCCGAGGGGCTGGCCGAGAAGATCGTGGAGGGCCGCCTGCCCGAGACACTCAAGGACAAGCGTGTGGTCTCCCTTGACCTCACCGGCATGATCGCCGGCACCAAATACCGCGGTGAATTTGAGGAACGCATCAAAAAAGCGCTGGAAGAAGTGCGCAAGGCGGGCAATGTCATCCTCTTCATCGACGAGCTGCACACCATCATCGGCGCGGGCGCAGCCGAAGGTGCCATCGACGCCGCCAATATCCTCAAACCCATGCTGGCGCGCGGCGAAATCCAGGTGATCGGCGCCACCACCCTCAACGAATACCGCAAGCATATTGAGAAGGACGCCGCGCTCGAACGCCGCTTCCAACCGGTAACGGTGGGCGAGCCCTCGCAGGAGGAAGCGCTCCTGATCCTCAAGGGCCTGCGCGACAAATACGAGGCACACCACAAGGTGCGCATCACCGACGGGGCACTCGGGGCGGCGGTCACCCTCTCGGCCCGCTATATCTCCGACCGTTTCCTGCCGGATAAGGCCATTGACCTGATGGACGAAGCGGCCAGCCGCGTGCGGCTGAACGCCTTCACCGCGCCGCCCGACCTGCGCGACCTCGAAGAAAAACTGAAAAAGCTGGCCGAGGAAAAAGAAGCGGCCGTTAAAGCGCAGGATTTTGAGCGCGCCGCCAAGCTGCGTGACGAGGAAAAACACGTCAACGAGCAAATGGAAAACACAAAAAAAGAGTGGATGGCCGACAACGCCCGCTCCGTCAAGGAAGTCACCGAGGAGGACATCGCCGATATCGTGGCGGGCTGGACCGGCGTGCCGGTGAAAAAGCTGGCCGAGGAGGAAAGCGAACGCCTGCTGCACATGGAGGACGTGCTGCACAAACGCGTGGTGGGGCAAAACGAGGCGGTCGCCGCCGTGGCCAAAGCTATCCGCCGCGGGCGCGTGGGCCTGAAAGACCCCAAACGCCCGGTGGGCTCGTTCATCTTCCTCGGGCCGACCGGCGTGGGCAAAACGGAGCTTTCCAAAGCGCTGGCCGAGGCGCTGTTCGGGGACGAGAACGCGATGATCCGCGTGGATATGTCCGAATATATGGAGAAGCACACCGTGTCGCGGATGGTCGGCTCGCCTCCCGGCTATGTGGGATATGACGAGGGTGGCCAGCTCACCGAAAAGGTGCGCCGCAAACCTTATTCGGTGCTGCTGTTCGACGAGATCGAGAAGGCACATCCGGATGTGTTCAATATTCTGCTCCAAATCCTGGAAGACGGTATTCTCACCGACGCGCAGGGCCGCAAAGTGGATTTTAAAAACACCGTCATCATCATGACCTCCAACGTCGGTGCGCGCATGATCACCGACAACCGCCGTCTGGGCTTCGCCAACGCGGACAATGCCATCGCCAGCGACAAAGAGATCAAGAGCGACGTGATGGGCGAGCTGCGCCGCACGTTCCGCCCCGAGTTTCTCAACCGCGTGGATGACATCATCGTTTTCCACCAGCTCACCAGCGCCGATATCCAGCAGATCGCCGGCCGCATGCTCGAAACCGTCGCCAAACGCATCCAGGCGATGGAGATCGGCATCACCTTCTCCGACGAGGTGGTTACCCACATCGCAAAAGAGGGGTTCGACCCGGTCTACGGAGCACGTCCTCTGCGCCGAGCCATCCAGTCGAAAGTCGAGGACAAATTCTCCGAGGAAATGCTGGAGGGCAAGATCAAGACCGGCGATACGGTGCACACCGTGCTGAAAGACGACACCATCGTTTTCGAAACCGCCGCGGCGCCGCAACAGGTCTGA
- a CDS encoding protein arginine kinase: MKWYLETGPEGDAVISTRVRLARNISDMLFPCKMNLEQAHEVEEATRAALFSDEQMARDFEYIDMEKLGPARSVSYAEKHLISPEFAKERAGRALLLKKDESVSIMINEEDHIRIQALASGFRLEDAMETANHIDDLFDRHLQYAFDEDFGYLTECPTNLGTGMRASLMLHLPGLTRSRSLPSLAQAITKLGFTIRGLYGEGSKGTGSFYQISNQVTLGISEAEVLRSLTGVVSQIIAQERSIREEFKKLGPVFEDRIFRSYGILANARMLTSEEFMNLISDVRFGITMDIITDVPLEAVNALLGEVQPATLQTQTNHPMDEQERDILRAKIVRETLTHLGSRENGNA; encoded by the coding sequence ATGAAGTGGTATCTGGAAACCGGTCCCGAGGGGGACGCTGTCATCAGCACGCGGGTGCGCCTGGCGCGTAACATCAGCGATATGCTCTTTCCTTGCAAGATGAACCTCGAGCAGGCGCATGAGGTGGAGGAAGCCACCCGTGCCGCCCTGTTCTCCGATGAGCAGATGGCCAGGGATTTCGAGTATATCGACATGGAAAAGCTGGGACCGGCGCGCTCCGTCTCTTATGCGGAAAAACATCTCATCAGCCCGGAATTTGCGAAGGAACGCGCCGGCCGTGCGCTTCTGCTCAAAAAGGACGAGTCGGTCAGCATCATGATTAATGAGGAAGACCATATCCGCATCCAAGCGCTCGCCTCCGGCTTCCGGCTGGAAGATGCCATGGAGACGGCCAACCACATCGACGACCTGTTCGACAGACATCTGCAATATGCGTTTGACGAAGACTTTGGATATCTCACCGAATGCCCCACCAACCTCGGCACCGGTATGCGCGCCAGCCTGATGCTCCACCTGCCGGGCCTTACCCGCTCCCGTTCCCTGCCCAGTCTGGCGCAGGCCATCACCAAACTCGGCTTCACCATCCGCGGGCTTTACGGCGAGGGCTCAAAAGGCACCGGCTCGTTCTACCAGATTTCCAATCAGGTGACGCTGGGCATTTCAGAGGCCGAGGTGCTGCGTTCCCTCACCGGCGTGGTCTCCCAGATCATCGCACAGGAACGCAGCATCCGCGAGGAATTCAAAAAGCTTGGCCCGGTCTTCGAGGACCGCATCTTCCGCAGCTATGGCATCCTGGCCAACGCGCGGATGCTCACGTCCGAGGAATTCATGAACCTGATTTCGGACGTGCGGTTCGGCATCACGATGGACATCATCACCGACGTGCCGCTCGAAGCAGTCAATGCCCTGCTGGGAGAGGTTCAGCCCGCGACCCTGCAGACACAGACGAACCATCCGATGGACGAACAGGAACGCGACATCCTGCGCGCCAAGATCGTGCGGGAAACGCTCACACATCTCGGGTCCCGCGAAAACGGGAACGCTTAA
- a CDS encoding UvrB/UvrC motif-containing protein: MLCDHCGKNEATVHFHEAANGQIHEVHLCSACANEMGYNKLLSGNTPFTGMTPDWQDFLGSLFSQAMPSHGPAGKSCSFCGTTFQEFAKNAMAGCPHCYRTFYQELLPSIERIHGKTHHVGKIPRSASREILARREQAIRLQQVDELKHQLEEAVDKQEYEQAAKLRDRIKAIEQGGEVK, from the coding sequence ATGCTGTGTGACCACTGCGGAAAAAACGAAGCCACCGTCCATTTCCACGAAGCGGCGAACGGGCAGATCCACGAGGTGCATCTCTGCAGCGCATGCGCGAATGAAATGGGGTACAACAAGCTGCTGTCAGGCAACACCCCGTTTACCGGCATGACGCCGGACTGGCAGGATTTTCTGGGCAGCCTGTTTTCGCAGGCAATGCCCAGCCACGGCCCCGCGGGCAAGTCATGCAGCTTTTGCGGCACCACGTTTCAGGAGTTTGCCAAAAACGCCATGGCGGGCTGCCCGCATTGCTACCGCACATTCTATCAGGAGCTGCTGCCGTCGATCGAGCGCATTCACGGGAAGACGCATCATGTGGGCAAGATCCCCCGCAGCGCCTCGCGCGAGATCCTTGCTAGGCGGGAGCAGGCCATCCGTCTGCAACAGGTGGATGAGCTGAAGCATCAGCTCGAAGAAGCGGTGGACAAACAGGAATATGAGCAGGCCGCCAAACTGCGCGACCGGATCAAAGCCATCGAACAGGGAGGTGAGGTCAAATGA
- a CDS encoding CtsR family transcriptional regulator, translated as MKLSDMITDIIRQMLRDAENGIAEIQRNELASRVGCVPSQINYVITSRFTPEQGYIVESRRGGGGYIRISRVRLDKGQSIMHAINAVGERLDAETARIFLSNLRDGGVLAAQAAELIGAALSDAVLRAAPQETRDALRAAVFKQMLAVLLK; from the coding sequence ATGAAACTCAGCGACATGATAACCGACATCATCCGCCAGATGCTCCGCGACGCGGAAAACGGCATCGCGGAGATCCAGCGCAACGAACTGGCGAGTCGTGTCGGCTGTGTTCCAAGCCAGATCAATTATGTCATCACCTCGCGTTTTACACCCGAGCAGGGATATATCGTAGAGTCCAGGCGGGGCGGCGGCGGATATATCCGCATCTCCCGCGTGCGTCTGGATAAGGGACAGTCGATCATGCACGCCATCAACGCCGTGGGCGAACGGCTGGATGCCGAAACGGCCCGCATCTTTCTTTCCAATTTGCGGGATGGCGGCGTTCTCGCCGCGCAGGCCGCGGAACTGATCGGCGCCGCTTTGTCGGACGCGGTGCTGCGTGCCGCCCCACAGGAAACGCGGGATGCGCTCCGGGCCGCCGTCTTCAAGCAGATGCTGGCCGTTCTGCTCAAATAA
- a CDS encoding YdcF family protein, with translation MKPGHIAAGIARTLVGVLLMATALPPMQLHVMNTFVLLPVLLGVAIIFLPALLWVLRRLCGRYARVVLRLLAAACIAGLGWLLLSFGVILAHSFPGQPPQDATVVVLGAKVQGRTPSIDLMGRIDAAGTYLKAHPQAFCIASGGKGPEEDITEAESIRDTLVQRHGIAPARIALDDTSTNTVQNLRNARTIIRQRGLPVHVALVSDGFHLFRAGIIAKRQGLEPFGVPADTDWRLNGYLYLREIFALPKTLLFDH, from the coding sequence ATGAAACCAGGACACATTGCGGCAGGCATTGCACGCACCCTCGTCGGGGTACTACTGATGGCCACTGCGCTACCGCCCATGCAGCTGCATGTGATGAACACATTTGTCCTATTGCCGGTCCTGCTGGGCGTGGCGATTATTTTTCTGCCCGCCCTGCTGTGGGTGCTGCGGAGACTTTGTGGCCGGTATGCACGGGTCGTGCTGCGTCTGCTCGCGGCGGCCTGCATCGCGGGGCTGGGCTGGCTGCTGTTGTCGTTTGGCGTGATCTTGGCGCACAGCTTTCCCGGGCAGCCGCCGCAGGACGCGACGGTGGTGGTACTGGGTGCCAAGGTGCAGGGCCGCACACCCAGCATCGACCTGATGGGCCGGATCGACGCCGCAGGCACCTATCTAAAAGCGCATCCACAGGCATTCTGCATCGCCTCCGGCGGCAAAGGGCCGGAGGAAGATATCACGGAAGCGGAAAGCATCCGCGATACGCTGGTGCAGCGCCATGGCATCGCCCCCGCCCGCATCGCTCTGGACGACACCTCCACCAATACGGTGCAGAACCTGCGCAACGCGCGGACCATCATCCGGCAGCGGGGCCTCCCTGTTCATGTGGCGCTGGTGTCGGACGGGTTCCATCTGTTCCGGGCAGGCATCATCGCAAAACGGCAGGGGCTGGAGCCCTTTGGCGTGCCCGCCGACACCGACTGGAGGCTAAACGGCTACCTCTACCTGCGCGAGATCTTCGCGCTGCCCAAAACACTGCTGTTCGACCACTGA
- a CDS encoding CD1247 N-terminal domain-containing protein, with protein MTITEKVAYLKGLVEGLGVDETSKEGRIIKAIVEVLDDVALTVSEVEDSISEVTEQVDAIDEDLEDLEKDFYGDDEDEDDEGDDSDYYELTCPKCGEKVYLDDDLLSDGEMTCPKCGEKLEFDFSTDDEDDICDGCVGHDDDEEDSEKH; from the coding sequence ATGACGATCACAGAAAAAGTAGCGTATCTCAAAGGGCTGGTGGAAGGCCTCGGTGTGGATGAAACATCGAAAGAAGGCCGCATCATCAAAGCCATCGTCGAGGTACTCGACGATGTGGCACTCACGGTTTCGGAAGTGGAAGACAGCATCTCCGAAGTGACCGAACAGGTGGATGCCATTGACGAGGATCTGGAAGACCTTGAAAAGGACTTCTACGGCGACGATGAGGATGAGGACGACGAGGGCGACGACTCCGATTATTACGAGCTCACCTGCCCGAAATGCGGCGAAAAAGTCTATCTGGACGACGATCTGCTTTCCGACGGCGAGATGACCTGCCCGAAATGCGGCGAAAAACTGGAATTTGATTTCAGCACCGACGACGAGGACGACATCTGTGACGGCTGTGTCGGCCATGACGATGACGAAGAAGATTCCGAAAAGCACTGA
- the efp gene encoding elongation factor P, with protein sequence MLSAGDFRNGLTFDMDGNVFSIVEFQHVKPGKGAAFVRTKLKNVITGAVVEKTFNPTDKFPTAYIERKDMQYLYNDGDIYYLMDKESFEQLPINASDVGDSFKFVKENMDVKVLSYKGKVFGIEPPTFVELEITETEPGLKGDTATNVTKPAKLETGTEIRVPLFINEGDRIRVDTRTGEYMERA encoded by the coding sequence ATGCTTTCAGCAGGCGATTTTCGGAACGGTTTGACTTTTGACATGGACGGCAATGTGTTTTCCATTGTAGAATTCCAGCACGTCAAACCGGGCAAGGGCGCGGCCTTCGTGCGCACCAAACTGAAGAACGTCATCACCGGCGCGGTGGTGGAAAAAACGTTCAATCCCACCGACAAATTCCCCACGGCCTATATCGAACGCAAAGACATGCAGTATCTCTACAACGACGGCGACATCTACTACCTGATGGACAAGGAAAGCTTTGAGCAGCTGCCCATCAACGCCAGTGATGTGGGCGACAGCTTCAAGTTCGTGAAAGAGAACATGGATGTCAAAGTGCTTTCCTATAAGGGCAAAGTGTTCGGCATCGAGCCGCCGACGTTTGTCGAGCTTGAGATCACCGAGACCGAACCCGGCCTGAAGGGCGATACGGCCACCAACGTGACCAAGCCCGCCAAACTGGAGACCGGCACCGAAATCCGCGTGCCCCTGTTCATCAACGAGGGTGATAGGATCCGCGTAGACACCCGCACCGGCGAGTATATGGAACGCGCATAA
- a CDS encoding M24 family metallopeptidase has translation MEHCTALMQALPEGIDAGLVLSEHNRRYLTGFAATDGILLVGRARAVLLADSRYIEAAREGAKGCEVELLKDAAMQMGAFFKAEGVRTAGIEAKELPVADLNRFRKLFPDITFDEGNAFNDAILRLRMIKSPEELDVIRRAQQITDDAYKHILPFLKPGAAEHDIALEIEYFMRQNGASGPSFGLIVVSGENSSRPHGVPGARRLQPGDFITMDTGAIVDGYCSDMTRTVALGFVTDEMRKVYETVLAAQLAAEQELAPGKTGSEVDQIARGIIYGAGYEGCFGHGLGHSVGLQIHEEPRLSPACHETLQAGMMMTIEPGIYLEGRFGVRIEDLAVLTDGGCEILTQSPKELLVL, from the coding sequence ATGGAACATTGCACCGCGCTCATGCAGGCGCTTCCGGAAGGTATCGACGCCGGGCTGGTGCTTTCGGAACACAACCGCCGGTATCTCACCGGGTTTGCCGCCACCGACGGCATCCTGCTGGTGGGCCGGGCGCGCGCCGTACTGCTGGCCGATTCGCGCTATATCGAGGCCGCGCGCGAGGGCGCCAAAGGCTGTGAGGTGGAATTGCTGAAGGACGCAGCCATGCAGATGGGGGCGTTTTTCAAAGCCGAGGGCGTGCGCACCGCCGGCATCGAGGCCAAGGAGCTGCCGGTGGCGGACCTCAACCGTTTCCGCAAGCTGTTCCCCGACATCACATTTGATGAGGGCAACGCGTTCAACGACGCCATTCTCCGCCTGCGAATGATCAAAAGTCCGGAAGAGCTGGACGTCATCCGCAGGGCACAGCAGATCACCGACGACGCGTATAAACACATTCTGCCGTTCCTGAAACCAGGCGCGGCGGAACACGATATCGCGCTGGAGATCGAATATTTCATGCGGCAGAACGGCGCGTCCGGCCCGTCGTTTGGTCTCATCGTCGTATCGGGGGAGAATTCCTCGCGCCCGCATGGCGTACCCGGCGCTCGCAGACTGCAGCCCGGCGATTTCATCACGATGGATACCGGCGCCATTGTAGACGGCTACTGTTCGGATATGACGCGCACCGTGGCGCTCGGATTTGTAACGGACGAGATGCGCAAGGTGTATGAGACGGTGCTGGCCGCGCAGTTGGCCGCCGAGCAGGAGCTGGCGCCCGGCAAAACAGGCAGCGAGGTGGATCAGATCGCCCGCGGCATCATCTACGGCGCGGGCTACGAGGGCTGCTTCGGGCATGGGCTGGGCCACTCGGTGGGCCTGCAGATCCACGAGGAGCCCCGGCTCTCCCCCGCCTGTCACGAAACGCTGCAGGCCGGCATGATGATGACCATCGAACCGGGCATCTATTTGGAGGGACGCTTCGGCGTGCGCATCGAGGACCTGGCCGTGCTCACCGACGGCGGCTGCGAGATTCTCACCCAAAGCCCGAAGGAACTGCTGGTGCTCTGA
- the aroQ gene encoding type II 3-dehydroquinate dehydratase, with product MPKHRVLLLHGPNLNLLGERETGIYGKDTIEHINAEIQAAADALGITCEIRQSNHEGTLIDLLHAARGQFDGVVINAGALTHYSIALRDAIAAIRIPTIEVHMSNIHAREEFRHKSVIAPVCAGSVIGFGKYSYVLALQGLVDLF from the coding sequence ATGCCAAAGCACCGGGTGCTGTTGCTGCACGGCCCAAATCTCAATCTGTTGGGCGAACGTGAAACGGGCATTTACGGCAAAGACACCATCGAACATATCAATGCGGAGATCCAGGCCGCGGCGGACGCGCTGGGCATCACCTGTGAGATCCGCCAGTCCAATCACGAGGGCACGCTCATCGACCTGCTGCACGCCGCACGCGGGCAGTTCGACGGCGTGGTCATCAACGCGGGCGCGCTGACACATTACAGCATCGCCCTGCGCGATGCCATTGCCGCCATCCGCATCCCCACCATTGAGGTGCATATGTCCAATATCCACGCGCGCGAGGAGTTCCGGCACAAGTCGGTGATTGCCCCGGTCTGCGCAGGGTCCGTCATCGGGTTTGGAAAATACAGCTATGTCCTGGCCCTGCAGGGGCTGGTGGATCTGTTTTAA
- a CDS encoding TIM barrel protein: MTARFGAAGNEDAFFAAGLRHTAQAPAYVASLGLDAYEYQCGHGVRVSEPGAKQVGKSAGEAGIALSLHAPYYISMASEDADIRARSVDYILQSARAADWMGARRVVVHPGACGKRPRADVLALACETFRQALAELDAAGLGHIRICPETMGKIGQLGTLDEVLAICGLDERLLPCIDFGHLNARTGGGLVTRADYAAVLDAIGRALGDERLRVFHAHFSQIEYTAAGEKRHLTFADGHGYGPPFSPLAEELAARGLAPTIICESAGTQAADARRMKDMYLACLR, translated from the coding sequence GTGACGGCGCGTTTCGGTGCCGCAGGCAACGAGGATGCGTTTTTTGCCGCGGGTTTGCGCCATACCGCACAGGCGCCCGCGTATGTGGCTTCGCTGGGGCTGGACGCCTATGAATACCAGTGCGGGCATGGTGTGCGTGTTTCCGAACCGGGTGCGAAACAGGTGGGCAAATCCGCCGGGGAGGCAGGCATCGCGCTTTCGCTGCACGCGCCGTACTATATCTCCATGGCCAGCGAAGATGCGGACATCCGCGCGCGCAGTGTGGACTATATTCTCCAGTCGGCCCGCGCCGCCGACTGGATGGGCGCCCGGCGCGTGGTGGTGCACCCGGGCGCCTGCGGCAAACGCCCCCGCGCCGACGTGCTGGCCCTGGCCTGCGAGACGTTCCGGCAGGCGCTTGCGGAGCTGGACGCGGCCGGGCTGGGGCATATCCGCATCTGCCCGGAGACGATGGGCAAGATCGGGCAACTGGGCACACTGGACGAGGTACTGGCCATCTGCGGGCTGGATGAACGCCTGCTGCCGTGCATCGATTTCGGGCACCTGAACGCCCGCACCGGCGGCGGGCTGGTTACGCGCGCCGACTATGCGGCCGTGCTAGACGCCATCGGCCGGGCGCTGGGAGACGAGCGACTGCGGGTGTTTCACGCGCATTTTTCCCAGATCGAATACACCGCGGCGGGTGAAAAACGCCACCTGACCTTTGCCGACGGCCATGGGTACGGCCCGCCGTTCTCCCCGCTGGCGGAGGAACTGGCTGCGCGCGGGCTTGCCCCCACCATCATCTGCGAATCGGCGGGCACACAGGCGGCGGACGCACGCCGCATGAAAGACATGTATCTGGCCTGCCTGCGGTAA